Proteins encoded together in one Canis aureus isolate CA01 chromosome 21, VMU_Caureus_v.1.0, whole genome shotgun sequence window:
- the GPR22 gene encoding G-protein coupled receptor 22: MCFSPILEINMQSESNITVRDDIDDIDTNMYQPLSYPLSFQVSLTGFLMLEIVLGLGSNLTVLVLYCMKSNLINSVSNIITMNLHVLDVIICVGCIPLTIVILLLSLESNTALICCFHEACVSFASVSTAINVFAITLDRYDISVKPANRILTMGRAVMLMISIWIFSFFSFLIPFIEVNFFSLQSGNTWENKTLLCVSTNEYYTELGMYYHLLVQIPIFFFTVIVMLITYTKILQALNIRIGTRFSTGQKKKARKKKTISLTTQHETTDMSQSSGGRNVVFGVRTSVSVIIALRRAVKRHRERRERQKRVFRMSLLIISTFLLCWTPISVLNTTILCVGPSDLLVKLRLCFLVMAYGTTVFHPLLYAFTRQKFQKVLKSKMKKRVVSIVEADPMPNNAVIHNSWIDPKRNKKITFEDSEIREKCLVPQVVTD, from the coding sequence ATgtgtttttctcccattctggaaATCAACATGCAGTCTGAATCTAACATTACAGTGCGAGATGACATTGATGACATCGACACCAATATGTACCAACCACTGTCATATCCATTAAGCTTTCAAGTGTCTCTCACCGGATTTCTTATGTTAGAAATTGTGTTGGGACTTGGCAGCAACCTCACCGTATTGGTACTTTACTGCATGAAATCCAACTTAATCAACTCTGTCAGTAACATTATTACAATGAATCTTCATGTACTTGATGTAATAATTTGTGTGGGATGTATTCCTCTAACTATAGTTATCCTTCTGCTTTCACTGGAGAGTAACACTGCTCTCATCTGCTGTTTCCATGAGGCCTGTGTATCTTTTGCAAGTGTCTCAACAGCAATCAACGTTTTTGCTATCACTTTGGACAGATATGACATCTCTGTAAAACCTGCAAACCGAATTCTGACAATGGGCAGAGCTGTAATGCTAATGATATCCATttggattttttcatttttctctttcctgataCCCTTTATTGAGGTAAATTTTTTCAGTCTTCAAAGTGGAAATACGTGGGAAAACAAGACGCTTTTGTGTGTCAGTACAAATGAATACTACACTGAACTGGGAATGTATTATCACCTGCTAGTACAGATCCCGATATTCTTTTTCACTGTCATAGTCATGTTAATCACATACACCAAAATCCTTCAGGCTCTTAATATTCGAATAGGCACAAGATTTTCAACAGGgcagaagaagaaagcaagaaagaaaaagacaatctctcTAACCACACAACATGAGACCACAGACATGTCACAAAGCAGTGGTGGGAGAAATGTGGTCTTTGGCGTGAGAACTTCAGTCTCTGTAATAATTGCCCTCCGGCGAGCTGTGAAACGACACCGTGAACGACGAGAAAGGCAAAAAAGAGTCTTCAGGATGTCTTTATTGattatttctacatttcttctCTGCTGGACACCAATTTCTGTTTTGAATACCACCATTTTATGCGTAGGCCCAAGTGACCTTTTAGTAAAACTAAGGTTGTGTTTTCTAGTCATGGCTTATGGAACAACTGTATTTCACCCTTTATTATATGCATTCACCAGACAAAAATTTCAGAAGGTcttgaaaagcaaaatgaaaaagcgAGTTGTTTCCATAGTGGAAGCTGATCCTATGCCTAATAATGCTGTAATACACAATTCCTGGATAGATcctaaaaggaacaaaaaaattacctttgaagatagtgaaataagagaaaaatgtttagTACCTCAGGTTGTCACAGACTAG